In the Juglans microcarpa x Juglans regia isolate MS1-56 chromosome 6D, Jm3101_v1.0, whole genome shotgun sequence genome, one interval contains:
- the LOC121234611 gene encoding beta-amylase 8 isoform X1, giving the protein MSVDNDDATNTNFQHQHQDLDHSSDYLSNPLPQILDSHPQPQPQPQPQARRPRGFAATAAAAAMGPTTTAKGKKEREKEKERTKLRERHRRAITSRMLAGLRQYGNFPLPARADMNDVLAALAREAGWVVEADGTTYRQSPPPSHLAAFPVRSVESPLSSSSLRNCSVKAALDHQPSVLRIDESLSPASLDSVVIAERDTKSEKYTSASPINSVECLEADQLMQDIRSGEHENDYTGIPNVPVFVKLPTGVINNFCQLVDPGGVRQELSHLKSLDVDGIVIDCWWGIVEGWCPQKYVWSGYRELFNIIREFKLKLQVVMAFHEFGGNESGDMLITLPRWVLDIGKENGDIFFSDREGRRNTECLSWGIDKERVLKGRTGIEVYFDFMRSFRMEFDDLFAEGLVSGIEIGLGASGELKYPSFPERIGWRYPGIGEFQCYDKYLQQSLCRAAKLRGHSFWAKGPDNAGEYNSRPHETGFFCERGDYDSYYGRFFLNWYAQSLIEHADNVLSLASLAFEETKIIVKVPAVHWWYKTASHAAELTAGFYNSTNQDGYSSVFEVLRKHMVTLKFVCLRLHVSGQENDEALADPEGLSWQVLNSAWDRGLTVAGENALPCYDREGYMSMVEMAKPRNDPDHRHFTFFVYQQPIPLGEGTICLSELAYFIKSMHGKDS; this is encoded by the exons ATGAGCGTCGACAACGACGACGCTACCAATACTAACttccaacaccaacaccaaGATCTGGACCACTCCTCCGACTACCTATCTAACCCTCTCCCCCAAATCCTCGActctcaccctcagcctcagcCTCAGCCCCAGCCCCAGGCGCGGCGCCCCCGCGGCTTTGCGGCCACTGCGGCTGCTGCAGCCATGGGTCCCACCACAACGGCAAAGGggaagaaggagagagagaaagagaaagagcgGACCAAGCTGCGGGAGCGCCACCGCCGAGCCATCACCAGCCGGATGCTCGCCGGCCTCCGGCAGTACGGTAATTTTCCTCTCCCCGCGCGCGCAGATATGAACGATGTGCTTGCGGCCCTCGCTCGTGAGGCCGGCTGGGTCGTTGAGGCTGATGGGACTACCTACAGACAGTCGCCCCCTCCTTCCCATTTG GCAGCATTTCCTGTGAGGTCAGTTGAGAGCCCACTATCTTCTAGTTCGTTGAGAAATTGCTCTGTCAAAGCAGCGTTAGACCATCAGCCATCAGTTCTGAGAATTGATGAGAGCTTGTCACCTGCATCTCTTGATTCAGTGGTAATTGCAGAAAGGGATACTAAGAGTGAGAAATATACCAGTGCCAGCCCCATCAATTCAGTTGAATGCCTGGAGGCTGACCAA CTTATGCAAGATATTCGTTCTGGGGAGCATGAGAATGATTATACTGGCATTCCAAATGTCCCTGTTTTTGTAAAACTTCCA ACTGGTGTTATCAACAATTTCTGCCAGTTGGTTGATCCTGGAGGTGTTAGACAGGAGCTTAGTCATTTGAAATCTTTAGATGTAGATGGCATTGTTATAGACTGTTGGTGGGGTATTGTTGAAGGCTGGTGTCCACAGAAATATGTTTGGTCTGGCTATCGCGAGCTTTTCAACATCATCCGAGAATTCAAGCTGAAGTTGCAG GTTGTAATGGCATTTCATGAGTTTGGAGGAAATGAGTCTGGTGACATGTTGATTACCCTCCCACGTTGGGTTTTGGAcattggaaaagaaaatggggaTATATTCTTCTCAGATCGTGAAGGAAGGAGGAATACTGAATGTCTATCTTGGGGCATTGATAAAGAACGAGTTCTGAAAGGAAGAACTGGCATTGAG GTCTATTTTGATTTCATGAGAAGCTTCCGGATGGAGTTTGATGACTTGTTTGCAGAGGGTCTCGTTTCTGGTATAGAAATTGGACTCGGGGCATCTGGAGAGCTGAAGTATCCATCTTTTCCAGAAAGGATTGGGTGGAGGTATCCGGGTATCGGTGAGTTTCAG TGCTATGACAAATATTTACAACAAAGTCTGTGCAGAGCAGCTAAATTGCGTGGGCACTCATTCTGGGCTAAGGGTCCTGATAACGCTGGCGAATACAATTCTAGGCCACATGAGACTGGTTTCTTTTGTGAACGAGGTGATTATGATAGCTACTATGGCCGCTTTTTCCTCAATTGGTATGCGCAGTCATTAATAGAACATGCAGATAATGTATTGTCTCTTGCAAGCCTTGCATTTgaggaaacaaaaataattgttaAG GTTCCTGCTGTTCATTGGTGGTACAAGACTGCTAGCCATGCAGCAGAGCTAACGGCAGGATTCTATAACTCTACAAACCAAGATGGATACTCTTCGGTATTTGAGGTTCTGAGAAAACACATGGTGACATTGAAGTTTGTTTGCTTGAGGTTGCACGTTTCTGGTCAggaaaatgatgaagcattgGCTGACCCAGAAGGTTTGAGTTGGCAG GTTTTAAACTCAGCCTGGGATCGAGGATTGACTGTAGCTGGTGAGAATGCACTTCCATGTTATGATAGAGAAGGGTACATGAGCATGGTTGAGATGGCCAAGCCAAGGAATGATCCTGATCACCGCCACTTTACATTCTTTGTATATCAACAGCCGATCCCTTTGGGTGAAGGAACAATTTGCTTATCAGAGTTGGCTTACTTCATTAAATCTATGCATGGTAAGGATTCTTAA
- the LOC121234611 gene encoding beta-amylase 8 isoform X2, translated as MSVDNDDATNTNFQHQHQDLDHSSDYLSNPLPQILDSHPQPQPQPQPQARRPRGFAATAAAAAMGPTTTAKGKKEREKEKERTKLRERHRRAITSRMLAGLRQYGNFPLPARADMNDVLAALAREAGWVVEADGTTYRQSPPPSHLAAFPVRSVESPLSSSSLRNCSVKAALDHQPSVLRIDESLSPASLDSVVIAERDTKSEKYTSASPINSVECLEADQLMQDIRSGEHENDYTGIPNVPVFVKLPTGVINNFCQLVDPGGVRQELSHLKSLDVDGIVIDCWWGIVEGWCPQKYVWSGYRELFNIIREFKLKLQVVMAFHEFGGNESGDMLITLPRWVLDIGKENGDIFFSDREGRRNTECLSWGIDKERVLKGRTGIEVYFDFMRSFRMEFDDLFAEGLVSGIEIGLGASGELKYPSFPERIGWRYPGIGEFQCYDKYLQQSLCRAAKLRGHSFWAKGPDNAGEYNSRPHETGFFCERGDYDSYYGRFFLNWYAQSLIEHADNVLSLASLAFEETKIIVKVLNSAWDRGLTVAGENALPCYDREGYMSMVEMAKPRNDPDHRHFTFFVYQQPIPLGEGTICLSELAYFIKSMHGKDS; from the exons ATGAGCGTCGACAACGACGACGCTACCAATACTAACttccaacaccaacaccaaGATCTGGACCACTCCTCCGACTACCTATCTAACCCTCTCCCCCAAATCCTCGActctcaccctcagcctcagcCTCAGCCCCAGCCCCAGGCGCGGCGCCCCCGCGGCTTTGCGGCCACTGCGGCTGCTGCAGCCATGGGTCCCACCACAACGGCAAAGGggaagaaggagagagagaaagagaaagagcgGACCAAGCTGCGGGAGCGCCACCGCCGAGCCATCACCAGCCGGATGCTCGCCGGCCTCCGGCAGTACGGTAATTTTCCTCTCCCCGCGCGCGCAGATATGAACGATGTGCTTGCGGCCCTCGCTCGTGAGGCCGGCTGGGTCGTTGAGGCTGATGGGACTACCTACAGACAGTCGCCCCCTCCTTCCCATTTG GCAGCATTTCCTGTGAGGTCAGTTGAGAGCCCACTATCTTCTAGTTCGTTGAGAAATTGCTCTGTCAAAGCAGCGTTAGACCATCAGCCATCAGTTCTGAGAATTGATGAGAGCTTGTCACCTGCATCTCTTGATTCAGTGGTAATTGCAGAAAGGGATACTAAGAGTGAGAAATATACCAGTGCCAGCCCCATCAATTCAGTTGAATGCCTGGAGGCTGACCAA CTTATGCAAGATATTCGTTCTGGGGAGCATGAGAATGATTATACTGGCATTCCAAATGTCCCTGTTTTTGTAAAACTTCCA ACTGGTGTTATCAACAATTTCTGCCAGTTGGTTGATCCTGGAGGTGTTAGACAGGAGCTTAGTCATTTGAAATCTTTAGATGTAGATGGCATTGTTATAGACTGTTGGTGGGGTATTGTTGAAGGCTGGTGTCCACAGAAATATGTTTGGTCTGGCTATCGCGAGCTTTTCAACATCATCCGAGAATTCAAGCTGAAGTTGCAG GTTGTAATGGCATTTCATGAGTTTGGAGGAAATGAGTCTGGTGACATGTTGATTACCCTCCCACGTTGGGTTTTGGAcattggaaaagaaaatggggaTATATTCTTCTCAGATCGTGAAGGAAGGAGGAATACTGAATGTCTATCTTGGGGCATTGATAAAGAACGAGTTCTGAAAGGAAGAACTGGCATTGAG GTCTATTTTGATTTCATGAGAAGCTTCCGGATGGAGTTTGATGACTTGTTTGCAGAGGGTCTCGTTTCTGGTATAGAAATTGGACTCGGGGCATCTGGAGAGCTGAAGTATCCATCTTTTCCAGAAAGGATTGGGTGGAGGTATCCGGGTATCGGTGAGTTTCAG TGCTATGACAAATATTTACAACAAAGTCTGTGCAGAGCAGCTAAATTGCGTGGGCACTCATTCTGGGCTAAGGGTCCTGATAACGCTGGCGAATACAATTCTAGGCCACATGAGACTGGTTTCTTTTGTGAACGAGGTGATTATGATAGCTACTATGGCCGCTTTTTCCTCAATTGGTATGCGCAGTCATTAATAGAACATGCAGATAATGTATTGTCTCTTGCAAGCCTTGCATTTgaggaaacaaaaataattgttaAG GTTTTAAACTCAGCCTGGGATCGAGGATTGACTGTAGCTGGTGAGAATGCACTTCCATGTTATGATAGAGAAGGGTACATGAGCATGGTTGAGATGGCCAAGCCAAGGAATGATCCTGATCACCGCCACTTTACATTCTTTGTATATCAACAGCCGATCCCTTTGGGTGAAGGAACAATTTGCTTATCAGAGTTGGCTTACTTCATTAAATCTATGCATGGTAAGGATTCTTAA